The Oceanicaulis alexandrii DSM 11625 DNA segment GCTGGCGACCCAGCCCGAGCCGAGCACGATCACGCGCGGTTTGATGAATTTCATCGTGTCGTGGATCATGTCGCCTGATTCCACATGGCCGCCCGGCGAGGAGATGACCATCAGGATCGGGTCGTCAGACTTGGCCGCCAGCGCGAAGAGCTGGGCGCAAACCTCACGCGCGGTCTTGTCGGAGATTCCCCCGGTGATCAGGATGGTGCGGCTTTCAAAAAGCGCCTTGCCCACATAATCAGGGGTTTTCGGCGCGTCCTTGTCTTCGCCGTCTTCGTCGTCATTGCGGATGATCGGGTCGGTATAGCCGTAAGACATCGGCGGCGGTCCTCAAAAAGGCTTGAGGCCCTGAACACTCAGGGCCGGTAAGGCGGGTTCAGGCCAAAACGTAAGATGGCCTGCGCGGGACGGCAAGCATGGCCTCCAGCACGTTAAGGCGCGGTTGCTTTAAGAGGCGCGTTTCCAAAGCGCCTGCAGCGCGCTTTCAACGGTCTTGAGCACGGCCTCATCCGTGCCGCGCGCGACCAGCGCCACCCCGCGGGTGATAGAGCCGTCCTCGGCTTCCTTGAACCAGGGGTAAGAGCCCAGCGACACAGACGGATAGTCCGCCTGCATCTGGCCCAAAGCTTCAGCGAGATCGCCTTCGCGAGCGTTTTCCAGCCTGACGGTCACCGAATGGGTCACCTTGCCGCGCGTCAGGCGCGGGGCGATGTCTTCGAGCATGCCGCGGGCGATTTTCGGCACGCCGGCCAGCACAAAGACATTCTCGATCTGAAAGCCCGGCGCGCCTGTGACAGGGTTCTCCACCAGAACCGCGCCCTCGGGGATGCGCGCCATGCGAAGGCGCGCGGGCGTGATCTCGGTTTTCGTCTTGGCGTACCAGTGCTCGAGGATCTCGCGCGCATCGTCGCGCACATCAATCGAGCGACCAAACGCAGCGGCGACAGCGTCTGCAGTGATGTCGTCATGGGTCGGGCCGATGCCGCCCGTGGTGAAGACATAGGTGCAGCGTGCAGACAGAGCCTTCACCGCCTCCACGATGGCGTCCTGATCATCGGACACGATCCGCACTTCTTTCAAGCCGATGCCGAGCGGCGCCAGAAACTCGGCGATCTGCTGCACATTGATGTCGCGGGTGCGGCCTGACAGGATTTCATCGCCGATCACCACAATACCGGCGCTGACGGCGTCCGGGTTCGCTTCAGTCATGACCGCCCCTCTCTTGCGTCGCTGATGGGGGAGACTATGGTCCCGCCCTTCCCGCTCTCCAAGGTCTTGTGATGCGATTTCCCGCCCCGCTCCATCCCGGCGTCCTGCTCAAACGCTATAAGCGCTTCCTGGCCGATGTGGAGCTTGTGACCGGCGAGACCGTGACCGCGCACTGCCCCAATCCCGGATCGATGCTGGGCCTGAAGGATCCGGGCAGCCGATGCTGGCTCAGCCATACCGATGATCCCAAGCGCAAACTCAAATACACGCTGGAAGTGCTGGAGGCGGACAATACGCTGGTCGGCATCAACACCAATCGCCCCAACCGGCTGGCCGAAGACGCGATCCGCACGGGCGCCATTCCCGCGCTGTCCGGCTATGACGCTGTGCGGCGCGAAGTGAAATACGGCGCCAATTCACGCATCGACCTGCTGCTGGAAAGTGCAGACCGACCGACCTGTTATGTGGAAGTAAAGAACTGCCATCTGCGGCGCACGCCCGGCCTGACTGAATTTCCAGACAGCGTCACCAGCCGCGGCGCCAAGCATCTGGGCGAGTTGAGCGAGATGGTGCGTCAGGGCCATCGCGCCGTGCAGCTCTTTGTCGTCCAGCGCAATGATTGTGATGTGTTGGCGCCGGCGGGAGATCTCGATCCGGTCTATGCGCAAGCCTTGCGTGACGCCTCGGCTGCGGGCGTGGAAGTCATCGCCTGGGCGTGCGAGATCACGCTGGAGGCTATCGAAATCGTGCGTGAAATCGAGGTGAAGCTGTGAGCGAGCAGAGCGTGTTGAACCCAGCAGACGCAGGCTGGGACCTGCCCCGCCCCTTCATCCTGCCGGTCACGGTCCGGGCGGAGGATATCGACGCCTTCGATCACGCCAACAACTCGGTCTATCTGCGCTGGGCCGATCAGAACGCCTGGGCGCACTGGGCGTCGGACGGGTTTCAGCCCGAAGACTGCCGGGCTGAGGATCGCGGCATGGCGATCATGCGCACCGAAGCCGATTATCTGGGCCATTGCCGGCTGGGCGACGACATCGCCTGCGCGGTCTGGATCGCCCGATCTGACGGCAAATTACGGGCGGAACGCTGGTATCAGTATCGCCGCGTATCAGACGGAGAGACGGTGTTTCGCGCTGTGACGCGGCTGGTCTGCTTTCAGCTTTCAACCGGTCGCCCGGCCCGTATGAGCCCGTCTTTCGCGCGCCATTACGCCAAACCGGCCGCGGATCTCAGCGCCGCCGCAGATGCGCTGGACGCCCGGCTGAAACGCAGCTGAGGCGGCTCCCGGCTGCGCATTACAGACCGGAAAGTTTTTCAAGCCGTCACACGCGCCTATAGTCCGCCCCAATGTGATTAAGGGGAGACTATCATGCGATTGACACTCGCTGCTGCGGCCAGCGCCCTGGTGCTGACCGCCTGCGCCAGCGTTCCGGCGCCCGAAACCGCCCAACCTGAAACGATGGCGCCCGCTGTCAATGCGTCTTCGATTGAAGCGCATATCCGGTTTCTGGCCGATGACCTTCTGGAAGGCCGCGAGGCCGGAGAGCGCGGCTATGACATCGCCGCCGCCTATATGGAAAGCCAGTTTCGCCTGATCGGTCTGGAGCCAGGCGGCATGGAGGGCTATCGCGCCGAAGTGCCGCTGCAGGTGATGTCCGCCAATCAGGACGAAGCCAGCTTCATTCTCGATGGCGAAGCGCTTGCCCCCGGCCAAGACTTCTTCGTCTCCCCGCACGCAGTGCTGGACGACGCCGCCATTGAAGCGGAAGCGGTGTTTGTCGGCTTTGGTCTCGACACGCCGCAATTGGGCTATGACGATTACGAAGGTCTGGATGTGACCGGCAAGATCGTCGTGGTTCTGGCCGGCACGCCCGGCGAGCTGGCCTCTGACGTCAGCGCACACCTGAACTCGTCGCGCACCAAGGCGCGCTTCGCCGCCGACAATGGCGCCATCGGCATGGTCCAGATCGCGCCTGAGGGCCTCACCCGACGGACCTTTGCCCGCATGGCGCCCTATGCCGCCGGAGAAAGCATGACCACGGAAGCGGCGTCCGCCGCGTCAGAGCTGCAGGTCCGCGCAACGATTTCCGACGCCGTCGCCGCGCGCTTGTTCGAGCTGGCCGGCCAGGACTTCGCCGCCATGCTTGAAAGCGCCGGCAATGGCGAAGCGCCGGTCGGTTTCGCAATGAACCAGACGCTCAGCCTGTCCGCTGTGACCGAACGCGAAATGGTCTATTCCGACAATGTGGTGGGCGTGCTGCCGGGCTCGGACCCGATGCTGGCGGATGAGCCGGTGATCGTGACCGCGCACCTGGACCATATCGGCATCTGCCGTCTGGAAGAGGATGTGGACCGCATCTGTAACGGCGCGCTCGACAACGCTTCGGGCTCGGCGATCATGATCGAGACCGCCCGCGCTCTGGCCGAAGGCGAGCGTCAGCGCCGCCCGGTGGTCTTCATCGGCCTGACGGCTGAGGAAAAAGGCCTTCTGGGCTCAGCCCATATCGCCGCCAACATCACCCCGGCCATGGACGGCATGGTGGCCAACATCAATCTGGACATGCCGGTGATCCGGTATGAGTTCAACGACCTGATCGGCTTTGGCGCGGAGCATTCCAGCCTGGGTCCGGTCGCGGACGCCGCCGCTCGCACCGTGGGCGCCAGCATTTCCGAAGATCCCCTGCCCCAGCAGGCGCTCTTTGTCCGTTCGGATCACTATAACTTCGTCCGCCAGGGCGTGCCGTCGCTGTTCCTGATGACGGGCTTCTCAAGCCCCAATCCGGATGATGACGAAGGTCAGGGCTTCCTGAACTTCCTGGGCGGTGATTATCACGCGCCCGGCGATGAGACCGATAACGGCGTGATGTTTGATCAGGGCGCCAAATTCGCCAACATCAATCTCGCCATCATCGAGGCGATCGCCAACAGCGATGAGACCCCGCACTGGAACGAAGACAGCTTCTTCGCCCAGTAAGGCGATCACGAACTGCGACTGAATGCGCGCCCGGACCCAAGGACATGTTCCATCACGGTCCGGGCGTGGTTATATAGGGGTCAGGTAAAGACAGGATAAGACGTGACTGACACCGGCTTGGACCTCGACGTCGCACCAACACGCGATGGGCACATCAAACGCCACACGCCCGAGGACTTTGAGGGCATGCGCAAGGCGGGCCAGTTATCGGCCCGGGCGCTGGACATGCTGGTGGAGTATGTAAAACCCGGCGTCACCACGCAGCAACTCGATGATCTGGTGCGCGAGTTCTATCTCGACCATGGCGCGGCCCCCGCGACGATCTTTTATCGCGGTTACACCAAATCGAGCTGCACCTCGATCAATCATGTGGTCTGTCACGGCATCCCCAATAACAAACCGCTGCGCGACGGCGATATCGTCAATATCGACGTCACCTGCATGCTCGACGGCTGGCATGGCGACACCTCGCGCATGTTTGGCGTCGGCGAGGTCAAGCGCAAGGCGGCCCGTCTTGTGGAAGTGACCTATGAAGCGATGATGCGCGGCATCGAGCAGGTGAAACCCGGCAATCATTTCGGTGATATCGGCGCCGCCATTCAGGAATACGCCGAAGCCCAGCGCTATTCCGTCGTGCGCGATTTCTGCGGCCATGGCCTAGGTCGACTGTTTCATGACGCGCCGAATGTTCTGCATTTTGGCGAATACGGCACAGGCCCGGTGATCGAAGAAGGCATGTTCTTCACCATCGAACCCATGCTCAATATCGGCAAGCCGGGCGTCAAAATCCTCAATGACGGCTGGACGGCGGTGACCCGCGACAAATCCCTGTCCGCCCAGTTCGAGCATTCCATCGGCGTGACCAAGGACGGGGCCGAGCTGTTCACCAAATCCCCCGCCGGGCTCGATCAGCCGCCCTGCGGCTAGACGCCCTGCTGCGACGCGGGTTTATCCGGTCAGTGACGATAGAGATTGTTTACCCGGGCGAGCGTCAGCGAAGACCCGGGACCTCTGTCCGCGACAAGCGCCCTATCCTGATGGAGGCCCCGGCTCTGCGCTACGCTTGGCCGGGGTTTCAGTTTGGGGACAGCCGCAAACTTATCCGCCCCCTCTCATAGCTGAGCCATACTCTCATCCGTTCCTTCCAGGGCGGGCGGCCGGCGCGTTCAGGCTGGGAGGGGCGAGATGTCCCAAGGACAGAGCGTTTAACGCACGCTCTGTGCGAAAAGGCGGATCATCACCGAGCGGTCCAGGACAGCGGCGTCTGATGAGGCGGCGACTGCACCGGCGGCGCGACAGCGCAGAAGTCTCCGCGCGGTGATCCCGACAAAACATCTCCAGCGCGGGAGCCGGGTATGGCTTCCAAGACTTATCGTTCACCTCTAACGGCCCGCTCCCGCGCGACCCGTCATTTAGCTCTTCCCCTGCGTCCAAGCGCGGGGCTGAAGGTGTTTCGCCTTTCTCCTCTTTCCCGGCGAAGGCCGGGATCCAGAGCCGGATGCGTGGCACTTGATGATCTCTGGATCCCGGCCTTCGCCGGGAAAGAGATACTGGGTATCGACTTGAGGGTTCAGGGGAGATGCTTCACGCAAACAAAAAACCCCGGCGCGAGGCCGGGGTTTAAAATCGTCAGATCCTGACGAGGCTTAGACCGTGACGCCTTTCAAGCGCGCCTTGGCTTTCTCGGCGCCGATAAGGGGCAGGATCTCGGCCATTTCCGGGCCGCGCTCCTGACCGGTCAGAGCCATGCGCAGCGGCTTGAACAGCGCTTTACCCTTACGCCCCGTCGCCTCTTTCAGCGCTCCGGTCCACACGCCCCAGCTTTCGCCGGTCAACTCGCCCTCAGGCAGCATGTCGCCGGCCTGGGAGACAAAGTCCGCGTCCTCATCGGCGATGGCGGGCGTGACCGGGCCTTCGATCAGGCGCACCCATTCGATAACGTCTTTCACAAAGGTCAGGTTCGGGCGCACGGTCAGCCAGACCGCCTCGCCGCCATCCGCGTCCAGCGCCGCTAGCTTGGGCTGCGCCTCGGCATAGCTCATGGCGTGCACCAGCTTGGCGTTCAAACGCTTGAGCTCTTCAGGGTCAAAACGCGCCGGGGTGCGCGACAGCTTTCCGAACTCGAACTCGTCAGCGAGCTGCTGCAGATCATCGCGCGCATCCACGGCGTCAGACGTGCCGATCTTGGCCAGCAAGGAACACACCGCCATTGGCTCATAGCCGTCAATCTCGCGCAGGTCTTCAATGGACAATGAGC contains these protein-coding regions:
- a CDS encoding ATP-dependent Clp protease proteolytic subunit; this translates as MSYGYTDPIIRNDDEDGEDKDAPKTPDYVGKALFESRTILITGGISDKTAREVCAQLFALAAKSDDPILMVISSPGGHVESGDMIHDTMKFIKPRVIVLGSGWVASAGALIFVGAAKEDRYALPNTRFLLHQPSGGAGGMASDIEIQVREMRSMRERLNQIFADATGQSLAQIEKDTDRDFWLSAKEAVDYGLCGKIITSQDEIKR
- a CDS encoding competence/damage-inducible protein A, with the translated sequence MTEANPDAVSAGIVVIGDEILSGRTRDINVQQIAEFLAPLGIGLKEVRIVSDDQDAIVEAVKALSARCTYVFTTGGIGPTHDDITADAVAAAFGRSIDVRDDAREILEHWYAKTKTEITPARLRMARIPEGAVLVENPVTGAPGFQIENVFVLAGVPKIARGMLEDIAPRLTRGKVTHSVTVRLENAREGDLAEALGQMQADYPSVSLGSYPWFKEAEDGSITRGVALVARGTDEAVLKTVESALQALWKRAS
- the sfsA gene encoding DNA/RNA nuclease SfsA yields the protein MRFPAPLHPGVLLKRYKRFLADVELVTGETVTAHCPNPGSMLGLKDPGSRCWLSHTDDPKRKLKYTLEVLEADNTLVGINTNRPNRLAEDAIRTGAIPALSGYDAVRREVKYGANSRIDLLLESADRPTCYVEVKNCHLRRTPGLTEFPDSVTSRGAKHLGELSEMVRQGHRAVQLFVVQRNDCDVLAPAGDLDPVYAQALRDASAAGVEVIAWACEITLEAIEIVREIEVKL
- a CDS encoding acyl-CoA thioesterase → MLNPADAGWDLPRPFILPVTVRAEDIDAFDHANNSVYLRWADQNAWAHWASDGFQPEDCRAEDRGMAIMRTEADYLGHCRLGDDIACAVWIARSDGKLRAERWYQYRRVSDGETVFRAVTRLVCFQLSTGRPARMSPSFARHYAKPAADLSAAADALDARLKRS
- a CDS encoding M28 family metallopeptidase; the protein is MRLTLAAAASALVLTACASVPAPETAQPETMAPAVNASSIEAHIRFLADDLLEGREAGERGYDIAAAYMESQFRLIGLEPGGMEGYRAEVPLQVMSANQDEASFILDGEALAPGQDFFVSPHAVLDDAAIEAEAVFVGFGLDTPQLGYDDYEGLDVTGKIVVVLAGTPGELASDVSAHLNSSRTKARFAADNGAIGMVQIAPEGLTRRTFARMAPYAAGESMTTEAASAASELQVRATISDAVAARLFELAGQDFAAMLESAGNGEAPVGFAMNQTLSLSAVTEREMVYSDNVVGVLPGSDPMLADEPVIVTAHLDHIGICRLEEDVDRICNGALDNASGSAIMIETARALAEGERQRRPVVFIGLTAEEKGLLGSAHIAANITPAMDGMVANINLDMPVIRYEFNDLIGFGAEHSSLGPVADAAARTVGASISEDPLPQQALFVRSDHYNFVRQGVPSLFLMTGFSSPNPDDDEGQGFLNFLGGDYHAPGDETDNGVMFDQGAKFANINLAIIEAIANSDETPHWNEDSFFAQ
- the map gene encoding type I methionyl aminopeptidase, which produces MTDTGLDLDVAPTRDGHIKRHTPEDFEGMRKAGQLSARALDMLVEYVKPGVTTQQLDDLVREFYLDHGAAPATIFYRGYTKSSCTSINHVVCHGIPNNKPLRDGDIVNIDVTCMLDGWHGDTSRMFGVGEVKRKAARLVEVTYEAMMRGIEQVKPGNHFGDIGAAIQEYAEAQRYSVVRDFCGHGLGRLFHDAPNVLHFGEYGTGPVIEEGMFFTIEPMLNIGKPGVKILNDGWTAVTRDKSLSAQFEHSIGVTKDGAELFTKSPAGLDQPPCG